A genomic window from Salvelinus namaycush isolate Seneca chromosome 21, SaNama_1.0, whole genome shotgun sequence includes:
- the slc12a3 gene encoding solute carrier family 12 member 3: protein MEEVPAAPNEGISLSALRSQFSVNGEEGPKYGFDGSRYHYGDGTSVASQNSTQILTGYDTLDVGPNYDFYANTNVQGRVRRSRPSLFQLHSNIEEDSCPPPLYEETNTGRTPGDSSEDDVDEPQLEPTRFGWVKGVMIRCMLNIWGVILYLRLPWITAQAGIGLTWVIILLSTCITGITGLSTSAIATNGRVKGGGTYFLISRSLGPELGGSIGLIFAFANAVAVAMHTVGFAETVQALMQESGASIVDPINDIRIIGVITVTCLLAISLAGMEWEAKAQILFFIVILVSFANYIVGTIIPATPQKQAKGFFSYQADIFAENFVPSWRGPEGNFFGMFSIFFPSATGILAGANISGDLKDPTVAIPRGTLMAIFWTTLSYLIIAATIGACLVRDASGIMNDTLAMSSADSCQGLACQYGWDFTNCITNRTCTYGLSNQYQSMSLVSGFAPLITAGIFGATLSSALACLVSAPKVFQCLCKDNLYPVIGFFGKGNGKNDEPIRGYVLAYIIAVCFVLIAELNTIAPIISNFFLCSYALINFSCFHASITNSPGWRPSFRFYSKWMSLLGAVVSVIIMFLLTWWAALIAIGIVIFLLGYVLYKRPSVNWGSSVQAGSYNMALSYCVSLNQVDDHIKNYRPQCLVLTGPPSCRPALVDFVGTFTKNLSLMICGNVVTGGPSPATLDTASSNSHVTWLNKRQIKSFYHGVVANDLRTGVKMLLQGAGLGRIRPNVLLTGFKRDWRKDKPSCIDNYIGILHDAFDLQYGVCVLRMREGLDVFRQAQTHVNPGFEASPESSVNTCVPPAPPANFSLDPDAMVTEPQPQPSTVFQSQQGKKTIDVYWLFDDGGLTLLLPYLLTRKKRWARCKVRVFVGGDIQRKEEQRKEVMDLISKFRLGFHDVEVLPDINARPQPEHVRRFEDLIGPYRINTAQKDGHVTAEQLNQDCPWMVSDEEIETNKPKTLRQIRLNEVLQDYSRDAAIIFVTMPVGRRGQCPSALYMAWLETLSRDLRPPVLLVRGNQENVLTFYCQ from the exons ATGGAAGAAGTACCAGCAGCACCAAATGAGGGGATAAGCCTTTCTGCTCTTAGAAGCCAGTTCTCCGTGAATGGGGAAGAAGGACCCAAGTATGGCTTTGATGGCAGCAGATATCACTACGGCGATGGGACCAGCGTGGCTTCTCAGAACTCCACACAGATCCTCACAGGTTACGACACTCTGGATGTTGGCCCAAATTATGACTTCTATGCGAACACAAATGTCCAAGGGAGGGTGCGTCGATCAAGACCATCCCTCTTTCAGCTTCACTCCAACATTGAA GAGGATTCCTGTCCCCCTCCTCTGTATGAGGAGACCAACACAGGCAGAACACCTGGGGACAGCTCAGAAGATGATGTTGACGAGCCTCAGTTAGAACCCACCAGGTTTGGATGGGTGAAGGGAGTCATG ATCCGCTGCATGCTCAACATCTGGGGGGTGATCCTGTACCTGCGGCTGCCCTGGATCACTGCGCAAGCAGGGATTG GTTTGACCTGGGTCATCATTCTGCTGTCCACCTGCATCACTGGCATCACTGGCCTGTCCACCTCCGCCATCGCCACCAACGGAAGGGTCAAAGGAG GTGGAACCTACTTCCTAATCTCTCGTAGCCTGGGGCCAGAGCTGGGAGGATCCATTGGACTCATCTTTGCCTTTGCAAATGCTGTGGCGGTTGCCATGCACACTGTGGGCTTCGCTGAGACTGTGCAAGCATTGATGCAA GAGAGTGGTGCTAGCATAGTGGACCCCATTAATGATATTCGCATCATTGGAGTGATCACTGTCACATGTCTGCTGGCCATCTCATTGGCTGGGATGGAATGGGAGGCCAAG GCCCAGATTCTCTTCTTCATCGTCATCTTGGTGTCCTTTGCTAATTACATAGTGGGGACCATTATTCCCGCTACACCTCAGAAGCAAGCCAAGGGCTTTTTCAGTTACCAAG CGGATATATTTGCTGAAAACTTTGTACCCAGCTGGCGTGGGCCTGAAGGCAACTTCTTTGGCatgttctccatcttcttcccCTCAGCCACAGGGATCCTGGCAGGAGCCAACATCTCTGGGGACCTAAAG GACCCTACAGTAGCTATTCCAAGAGGAACATTGATGGCTATATTCTGGACCACTTTATCTTATCTCATCATAGCAGCAACTATTG GAGCCTGTCTGGTACGAGATGCGTCTGGAATCATGAATGACACCTTGGCCATGTCTAGTGCTGATAGCTGCCAGGGTCTGGCCTGTCAATACGGCTGGGACTTCACTAACTGTATTACTAACAGAACCTGCACTTATGGCCTCAGCAACCAGTACCAG AGTATGAGTTTGGTGTCAGGGTTCGCCCCTCTGATCACTGCTGGGATATTTGGGGCCACTCTCTCCTCAGCCCTGGCCTGCCTGGTCTCTGCACCCAAAGTCTTCCAG TGTCTCTGCAAAGACAACCTGTATCCAGTCATTGGTTTCTTTGGGAAGGGTAATGGAAAAAACGACGAACCAATCAGAGGCTACGTCCTGGCGTACATCATTGCTGTCTGCTTCGTTCTCATTG CTGAGCTCAACACCATCGCTCCCATCATCTCTAACTTCTTCCTGTGCTCCTACGCTCTCATCAACTTCAGCTGCTTCCATGCCTCCATCACCAACTCCCCAG GCTGGCGTCCCTCCTTCAGGTTCTACAGTAAGTGGATGTCCCTGCTGGGTGCCGTGGTGTCTGTGATCATCATGTTCCTGCTCACTTGGTGGGCGGCGCTCATCGCTATTGGCATCGTCATCTTCCTGTTGGGATATGTGCTCTACAAGAGACCCt CTGTAAACTGGGGATCATCAGTACAAGCTGGGTCATACAACATGGCATTGTCCTACTGTGTGAGCCTGAACCAGGTGGACGATCATATCAAGAATTACAG ACCTCAGTGCTTGGTCCTCACTGGTCCGCCCAGTTGTCGTCCTGCATTGGTCGACTTTGTTGGAACCTTCACCAAAAATCTAAGCCTGATGATATGCGGGAATGTTGTCACT GGAGGTCCTTCTCCCGCAACCTTGGACACTGCCAGTAGCAACAGTCATGTTACCTGGCTGAACAAACGGCAGATCAAATCCTTCTATCACGGTGTGGTGGCTAATGACCTGCGCACTGGGGTTAAGATGCTGCTCCAG GGTGCAGGTTTGGGTCGGATCAGGCCGAATGTCCTCTTGACGGGCTTCAAAAGGGACTGGCGTAAGGACAAACCATCCTGCATTGACAACTACATTGGAATTCTACA TGATGCGTTTGACCTTCAGTATGGAGTGTGTGTGCTGCGGATGAGGGAGGGTCTGGACGTGTTTCGGCAGGCACAAACACACG TTAACCCTGGGTTTGAGGCAAGCCCAGAGAGCAGTGTCAACACCTGTGTCCCCCCTGCACCCCCTGCAAACTTTTCAT TGGACCCTGATGCCATGGTGACTGAGCCTCAGCCTCAGCCTTCTACTGTGTTCCAGTCCCAGCAGGGGAAAAAGACCATTGATGTGTACTGGCTGTTCGATGATGGAG GTCTGACATTGCTACTTCCCTACCTGCTCACACGGAAGAAGCGCTGGGCAAGGTGCAAGGTACGCGTCTTTGTGGGCGGAGACATCCAGCGAAAGGAGGAGCAAAGAAAAGA AGTCATGGACCTCATCAGCAAGTTTCGCCTTGGTTTCCATGACGTTGAGGTTCTGCCTGATATCAATGCGAGACCACAACCTGAACA TGTGAGGAGGTTTGAGGATCTGATAGGGCCCTACAGGATTAACACAGCCCAGAAGGATGGACATGTAACAGCTGAGCAGCTGAATCAGGACTGTCCCTGGATGGTGTCTGATGAGGAGATAGAGACAAATAAGCCCAAG ACCCTTCGACAGATTCGTCTGAATGAAGTTCTTCAAGATTACTCAAGGGACGCCGCCATTATATTTGT GACCATGCCTGTGGGAAGGAGAGGGCAATGTCCCAGTGCTCTGTACATGGCATGGCTGGAGACTTTGTCTCGTGACCTGCGCCCACCAGTCTTACTGGTGAGGGGAAACCAAGAGAATGTGCTCACCTTCTATTGTCAGTGA